The genomic segment TAGCAGAGACCCAACATGGCTGCCAGTTATACAGAATGAGACAAGCTAGCAGAGACCCAACATGGCTGCCAGTTATACAGAATGAGACAAGCTAGCAGAGACTCAACATGGCTGCCAGTTACACAAAATGAGACAAGCTAGCAGAGACCCAACATGGCTGCCAGTTATACAGAATGAGACAAGCTAGCAGAGACCCAACATGGCTGCCAGTTATACAGAATGAGACAAGCTAGCAGAGACCCAACATGGCTGCCAGTTACACAAAATGAGACAAGCTAGCAGAGACCCAACATGGCTGCCAGTTACACAGAATGAGACAAGCTAGCAGAGACCCAACATGGCTGCCACAGAGTGAGGCAAGCTAGCAGAGAACCCAGGGATACCTAAAGAGACATCCCCACTACAGTATCTCTCCACGGGATGAATTTCTCTAAACTATCCAATAGAAAAATGGCAGGTTATGGCTATATTGCAGGAAGTTTTGCAATCAAGTGGGCTTTAGATTGCTACAACGCCTCATTGATCTTGTCTCAGTTCCGGACCCCACCAGCACTGAGGCAGTCACCAGCACTGAGGCAGTCACCAGCACTGAGGCAGGCACCAGCACTGAGACAGTCACCAGCACTGAGGCAGTCACCAGCACTGAGGCAGTCACCAGCATTGAGGCAGGCACCAGCACTGAGACAGTCACCAGCACTGAGGCAGTCACCAGCACTGAGACAGTCACCAGCACTGAGGCAGTCACCAGCACTGAGGCAGTCACCAGCATTGAGGCAGTCACCAGCGCTGAGGCAGTCACCAGCACTGAGGCAGGCACCAGCACTGAGGCAGTCACCAGCACTGAGGCAGTCACCAGCGCTGAGGCAGTCACCAGCACTGAGGCAGTCACCAGCACTGAGGCAGTCACCAGCACTGAGACAGTCACCAGCACTGAGGCAGTCACCAGCACTGAGGCAGTCACCAGCACTGAGGCAGTCACCAGCACTGAGGCAGTCACCAGCACTGAGGCAGTCACCAGCACTGAGGCAGTCACCAGCATTGAGGCAGGCACCAGCACTGAGACAGTCACCAGCACTGAGGCAGTCACCAGCATTGAGGCAGGCACCAGCATTGAGGCAGGCACCAGCACTGAGACAGTCACCAGCACTGAGGCAGTCACCAGCACTGAGACAGTCACCAGCACTGAGACAGTCACCAGCACTGAGGCAGTCACCAGCACTGAGACAGTCACCAGCACTGAGGCAGTCACCAGCATTGAGGCAGTCACCAGCACTGAGGCAGTCACCAGCACTGAGACAGTCACCAGCACTGAGACAGTCACCAGCATTGAGGCAGTCACCAGCACTGAGGCAGTCACCAGCACTGAGACAGTCACCAGCACTGAGACAGTCACCAGCACTGAGACAGTCACCAGCACTGAGGCAGTCACCAGCACTGAGACAGTCACCAGCACTGAGGCAGTCACCAGCATTGAGGCAGTCACCAGCATTGAGGCAGTCACCAGCACTGAGGCAGTCACCAGCACTGAGACAGTCACCAGCACTGAGGCAGTCACCAGCACTGAGACAGTCACCAGCACTGAGGCAGTCACCAGCACTGAGACAGTCACCAGCACTGAGACAGTCACCAGCACTGAGGCAGTCACCAGCACTGAGGCAGTCACCAGCACTGAGGCAGTCACCAGCACTGAGACAGTCACCAGCACTGAGGCAGTCACCAGCACTGAGACAGTCACCAGCACTGAGACAGTCACCAGCACTGAGGCAGGCACCAGCACTGAGACAGTCACCAGCACTGAGGCAGTCACCAGCACTGAGACAGTCACCAGCACTGAGGCAGTCACCAGCATTGAGGCAGTCACCAGCACTGAGGCAGTCACCAGCACTGAGACAGTCACCAGCACTGAGGCAGTCACCAGCATTGAGGCAGTCACCAGCACTGAGGCAGTCACCAGCACTGAGGCAGTCACCAACACTGAGGCAGTCACCAGCACTGAGACAGTCACCAGCGATGAGGCAGCCACCAGCACTGAGGCAGTCACCAACACTGAGGCAGTCACCAGCACTGAGACAGCCACCAGCACTGAGACAGTCACCAGCACTGAGACAGCCACCAGCACTGAGGCAGTCACCAGCACTGAGACAGTCACCAGCACTGAGACAGTCACCAGCACTGAGGCAGTCACCAGCACTGAGACAGTCACCAGCACTGAGACAGTCACCAGCACTGAGACAGTCACCAGCACTGAGACAGTCACCAACACTGAGACAGTCACCAGCACTGAGGCAGTCACCAACACTGAGACAGTCACCAGCACTGAGGCAGTCACCAGCACTGAGGCAGTCACCAGCACTGAGACAGTCACCAGCACTGAGACAGTCACCAGCACTGAGACAGTCACCAGCACTGAGACAGTCACCAACACTGAGACAGTCACCAGCACTGAGGCAGTCACCAACACTGAGACAGTCACCAGCACTGAGGCAGTCACCAGCACTGAGGCAGTCACCAGCACTGAGACAGTCACCAGCACTGAGACAGTCACCAGCACTGAGACAGTCACCAGCACTGAGGCAGTCACCAGCACTGAGGCAGTCACCATCACTGAGACAGTCACCAGCACTGAGGCAGTCACCAACACTGAGGCAGTCACCAGCACTGAGACAGTCACCAGCACTGAGGCAGTCACCAACACTGAGGCAGTCACCAGCACTGAGGCAGTCACCAGCACTGAGGCAGTCACCAGCACTGAGGCAGTCACCAACACTGAGGCAGTCACCAGCACTGAGGCAGTCACCAGCACTGAGGCAGTCACCAGCACTGAGGCAGTCACCAGCACTGAGGCAGTCACCAACACTGAGGCAGTCACCAGCACTGAGGCAGCCACCAGCACTGAGGCAGGCACCAGCACTGAGGCAGTCACCAGCACTGAGGCAGTCACCAACACTGAGGCAGTCACCAGCACTGAGGCAGTCACCAGCACTGAGGCAGTCACCAGCACTGAGGCAGTCACCAGCACTGAGGCAGTCACCAACACTGAGGCAGTCACCAGCACTGAGGCAGCCACCAGCACTGAGGCAGGCACCAGCACTGAGGCAGTCACCAGCACTGAGACAGTCACCAGCACTGAGGCAGTCACCAGCACTGAGACAGTCACCAGCACTGAGACAGTCACCAGCACTGAGACAGTCACCAGCACTGAGACAGTCACCAACACTGAGACAGTCACCAGCACTGAGACAGTCACCAGCACTGAGACAGTCACCAACACTGAGGCAGTCACCAGCACTGAGGCAGTCACCAGCACTGAGGCAGTCACCAGCACTGAGGCAGTCACCAGCACTGAGGCAGTCACCAGCACTGAGGCAGGCACCAACACTGAGGCAGTCACCAGCACTGAGGCAGTCACCAGCACTGAGGCAGTCACCAGCACTGAGACAGTCACCAACACTGAGACAGTCACCAGCACTGAGACAGTCCCTTCCTTTTCCATCCCTCCCTTTCTCTGTCCTTCCTTTCcccttcttcctctctcttcctgccgcctccctccctctcagaaTATGTATTATTGCAAAGTACTGTAACTCCTACTGGTACACACAAAAATACTTCAAACTTCATTAAAATATCATAGGGATAGTTGGTCTAGATAAATGCCGTTATGTCTTAAGTATTTAACTTAGGCCGACTTCAACTGGCGTACGATATACCCTTATCTAACTTGATTCATCttggaaagttgggtgaggctagcccataGCGTCTGACCTCTATcctcagactgacagacagatagACCTCCAGAGGTGTGATCTTCGTCAGCAGCCTCCAGAGGTGTGATCTTCGTCAGCAGCCTCCAGAGGTGTGATCTTCGTCAGCAGCCTCCAGAGGTGTGATCTTCCTCAGCAGCCGCCAGAGGTGTGATCTTCGCCAGCAGCCTCCAGAGGTGTGATCTTCGCCAGTAGCCTCCAGAGGTGTGATCTTCGCCAGCAGCCTCCAGAGGTGTGATCTTCGCCAGTAGCCTCCAGAGGTGTGATCTTCGCCAGCAGCCTCCAGAGGTGTGATCTTCGTCAGCAGCCTCCAGAGGTGTGATCTTCGTCAACAGCCTCCAGAGGTGTGATCTTCGCCAGCAGCCTCCAGAGGTGTGATCTTCGTCAGCAGCCTCCAGAGGTGTGATCTTCGTCAGCAGCCTCCAGAGGTGTGATCTTCGTCAACAGCCTCCAGAGGTGTGATCTTCGCCAGCAGCCTCCAGAGGTGTGATCTTCGTCAGCAGCCTCCAGAGGTGTGATCTTCGTCAGCAGCCTCCAGAGGTGTGATCTTCGCCAGCAGCCTCCAGAGGTGTGATCTTCGCCAGTAGCCTCCAGAGGTGTGATCTTCGCCAGTAGCCTCCAGAGGTGTGATCTTCGTCAACAGCCTCCAGAGGTGTGATCTTACTCAGCAGCCTCCAGCCACAGATAAAGTCGAGCAATTAATATTCAATGGGACTTCATTACTGGGATCTGTATAAGATGTTCCCGGGATAGAGGAGAGGAGAAGGGAGCTtggggaaagggggagagagagagagagacagagggaaggaagaagaagaagagagatacGGGAATGACAAGTAATATATGACCTTGAAAGGAAGCAGAGAAAGATGAGAAAGGAACAAGACAAATAAAGGGAGAAAGTGAAAGTTAGAGTTAGAAAAGCACTGTGAGCTGAGAGAAGCATCATGGTAGGGTGAGGGAAGGAGTAGGATTAGGTAAGGGTAGGATTCGGGTAAGGTAAGGGTAGGATGAGGGTACTGTGAATTAGCCTTGCCACAAATTCATTCCCTGCTCACTCTGCTCCAATTGTCCCTCTGCCTCTGATCCACCTCCCTCATACTTCCACAGCTCAAACCCCCCACCTTCTCCACCCATCTACCCCCCTCATCTACCCCGCTCCCCACTCCCTAACTCCCCATAAGTGAGGCTGAATTAGCAAAGTTTTCCCCAAAGTTATGGAATTTGACGCACAAACAGAAAAAGGGGGATTATCACGGCTCTCGCTCGGGTTAACTTTCGTCATTTCACACTTAACAACAAGAGCAGCGGGACCCGGGCCCACCACCCGCCCACCTCATGACGCACCTGGCCATCGTGTGAGCCCGGGCCCACCACCCGCCCACCTCATGACGCACCTGGCCATCGTGTGAGCACTCTCTGACGCAGATTAAACAACCAACCAAGGTCTCAAAACTAACAAATATATACACCAAGACCGGTGTtgccaggatgaacaacccagcgggttttcttcctattgggggggtGTTGTAcaagctgctatggcggtgtgtccactcacaggatgattggcgctgcccagtaaactcgcccctcggggcaaaacttaACCAGTGTTGCCACCACTAACAAATACACCAACAGTACTGATGATATATACATGTATAAATAACATTTATAAATGCTAAGAAAATATAAACATTATGCACTGCTAATTGTTCCATCTCTGAATATATACACCGAGTGGTGTATTCACCTTCTACGTGTATATAAAGCTTACCTATGGTAAGTTGGAGGCCtaacaactgagtggacagcgcttcggaatcgtggtcctgaggttccgggttcgatccccagtggaagtagaaacaaatgggtagactttctttcaccctgatgggcctgttaacctagcagtaaataggtacctgggagttagacagctgctgcgggctgcttcctggggatgtgtaacaaaaaggaggcctggtcgaggaccgggccgcggggaagccccgaaatcatctcaagataaacctcaagataagatggttGGAACTACAGACCTAAATTACTGATGCTGGGTGGTCAGTAGGGCACTGTATTGGTCTTAATAACCTTCCCGTGGTTGACAGCCTTAAGCTCAACCCCACATCATCAGTCCAAGTCCTGCTGGCCTTGAAAGATTCCCCTGTTCCGAATTTCAAGTTTTGATATTTGGCAATGTCAATGTTGAGTCTTATTCAACCTTGCAACATCCTTGATACTGCATCAACCAATaatttcctcgaaaaatatggAAATATATAATAACCCTATTAAAAATGTGTATAAATTCTTAAAGATGATAAATAACTAACGTCACATCCTCAGTTCCAACTCATAACAAAGGCCACAGATTGTCGGTCGCGATATCTCAATAAGTAATGAGTTTGAGGTATCAGAAGCTTTGTTCTGAACAATGTATTCTTTACTTATCTCTCACTAAGTGCCAGCTGCGTCCATCACTGCGGTTACTCTCATATCCACCAGCATCTCGTATGACCGTTTATCAAGGCTTGCGGTAAGCGATTTCCTCCCCCCACAATTCTGGCCAGGGATATCATAGGAACGGCGGAGAAGCCTACGCCGTAGCCTATCCCTTAAGACTACACGAACGGTTAGCTATTGCCTTAGGCTGCATAAACCAGAACGTGCTGCGCTTAGGCTATAAGCACACATTTAGCTAGAATGTAGTTTTGAGCTCTATTTTCAAATTGAAATTTTATGATATAATAAACTTGATCTCAAAATACTGACGAATCTTTAAATTGGTGGAAATATGACAACTTTTCCGCAAGCATACGAGCAGCGGAGTGACCCAGATCGAAGTCAGGCCTACAGACCTGTCAGCAAGGCTTACTATTAATTCCTCTCTGATCTCATACCCTGACAGAAAGTTCAACATTTTTGTTCACCTGTTGTGGCTATCAGCACAGTGTACGAGACTGTGGTGGGACACGAGGATAGCCTACGAAGCTGCCTTTCTCAACACCGTGTGACAGACAGGTGGGACACGAGGATAGCCTACGAAGCTGCCTTTCTCAGCATCGTGTGTCAGACAGGTGGGACGCGAGGATAGCCTACGAAGCTGCCTTTCTCAACACCGTGTGACAGACAGGTGGGACGCGAGGATAGCCTGCGAAGCTGCCTTCCCCCAACACAACTGGAAGTTGCTATAAGTCCTGCTTCAGCTGTGTTTGGACCCGACAGCTGGGAAGGGCCGCCAGGAACCAACAGGCTCCATATAAACTTTAGCGGACAAACTTGGGGTCCTCCAGTCATGTTCCGATATTACTGACACGTCTTCAATTGTCAGTAAGGTGATAACTAATCTCGGGTCCTGACATCACTAGTTCTACAGTGACAAGCTCTGCAGTGACTAGCTCAACAGTGACTAGCTCTGCAGTGACTAGCTCTGCAGTGACTAGCTCAACAGTGACTAGCTCTGCAGTAACTAGCTCAACAGTGACTAGCTCAACAGTGACTAGCTCTGCAGTGACTAGCCCAACAGTGACTAGCTCAACAGTGACTAGCTCTGCAGTGACTAGCTCAACAGTCACAggtacaggtactctgagagagaactctatcaacatcagaggcccgagactgttcaacacgcttccgctacacatgagggacataactggcaatcccctcacagtgttcaagagagaactggataagcacctccaaaggatacctgatcaaccaggctgtgactcatacgtcagactgcgagaagccgcatccaacagcctggttgatcagtccagcaaccaggaggccgggtcgacgaccgggccgcggggacgctaatccccggaagcacctcaaggtaacagtgATTACCTCTAAGGTGACTAGTTCTACACTGAACACTTCTACTGTGACTACACCTACTCTAACTAGC from the Procambarus clarkii isolate CNS0578487 chromosome 10, FALCON_Pclarkii_2.0, whole genome shotgun sequence genome contains:
- the LOC138363151 gene encoding uncharacterized protein — translated: MEKEGTVSVLVTVSVLVTVSVLVTASVLVTASVLVTASVLVPASVLVTASVLVTASVLVTASVLVTASVLVTASVLVTVSVLVTVSVLVTVSVLVTVSVLVTVSVLVTVSVLVTVSVLVTASVLVTVSVLVTASVLVPASVLVAASVLVTASVLVTASVLVTASVLVTASVLVTASVLVTASVLVTASVLVTASVLVPASVLVAASVLVTASVLVTASVLVTASVLVTASVLVTASVLVTASVLVTASVLVTASVLVTASVLVTASVLVTASVLVTVSVLVTASVLVTASVLVTVSVMVTASVLVTASVLVTVSVLVTVSVLVTVSVLVTASVLVTASVLVTVSVLVTASVLVTVSVLVTVSVLVTVSVLVTVSVLVTVSVLVTASVLVTASVLVTVSVLVTASVLVTVSVLVTVSVLVTVSVLVTVSVLVTVSVLVTASVLVTVSVLVTVSVLVTASVLVAVSVLVTVSVLVAVSVLVTASVLVTASVLVAASSLVTVSVLVTASVLVTASVLVTASVLVTASMLVTASVLVTVSVLVTASVLVTASMLVTASVLVTVSVLVTASVLVTVSVLVPASVLVTVSVLVTVSVLVTASVLVTVSVLVTASVLVTASVLVTASVLVTVSVLVTVSVLVTASVLVTVSVLVTASVLVTVSVLVTASVLVTASMLVTASMLVTASVLVTVSVLVTASVLVTVSVLVTVSVLVTVSVLVTASVLVTASMLVTVSVLVTVSVLVTASVLVTASMLVTASVLVTVSVLVTASVLVTVSVLVTVSVLVTASVLVTVSVLVPASMLVPASMLVTASVLVTVSVLVPASMLVTASVLVTASVLVTASVLVTASVLVTASVLVTASVLVTVSVLVTASVLVTASVLVTASALVTASVLVTASVLVPASVLVTASALVTASMLVTASVLVTASVLVTVSVLVTASVLVTVSVLVPASMLVTASVLVTASVLVTVSVLVPASVLVTASVLVTASVLVGSGTETRSMRRCSNLKPT